The Mustela erminea isolate mMusErm1 chromosome 18, mMusErm1.Pri, whole genome shotgun sequence genome has a window encoding:
- the LGALS9 gene encoding galectin-9 isoform X1: protein MAFCSSQSPYLNPGIPFSGKIQGGLQDGLKITINGTVLYCNGTRFAVNFHSGYSDKDIAFHFNPRFEEGGYVVCNTKQNGTWGPEERKMHMPFQMGHPFELCFLVDSGDFKVTVNGSHFVQYSHRVPFHRVDTLSVTGAVQLSFIGFQNTRVSLTQPAFSTVQFSQTARGPPKPKGRNPKSTGVWPVNSAPITQTVIHTVHSTPGQPFPNPVIPPVVYPTLTYPVPFFTSIPGGLYPSKSIFVSGTVLPTAQRFHINLRSGSDIAFHLNPRFDENVVVRNTQINSSWGSEERSLSRQMPFARGRSFSVWITCEGYGLKVAVDGQHLLEYSHRLKNLPAINSLEVGGDVQLTHVQA, encoded by the exons ATGGCCTTCTGCAGCTCCCAGTCTCCCTACCTGAACCCA GGCATCCCCTTCTCGGGGAAAATCCAGGGGGGTCTCCAGGATGGACTGAAGATCACAATCAATGGGACCGTTCTTTACTGCAATGGAACCAG GTTTGCTGTGAACTTTCACAGTGGCTACAGTGACAAAGACATTGCCTTTCACTTCAACCCTCGGTTCGAGGAGGGTGGCTATGTGGTCTGCAACACGAAGCAGAATGGGACCTGGGGgccagaggaaaggaagatgcACATGCCCTTCCAGATGGGGCATCCCTTTGAGCTCTGCTTCCTGGTGGACAGCGGGGATTTCAAG GTGACGGTGAACGGGAGCCATTTTGTGCAGTACTCACACCGCGTGCCTTTCCACCGCGTGGACACCCTGTCCGTCACCGGGGCTGTGCAGCTCTCCTTCATCGGCTTCCAG AATACCCGAGTAAGCCTTACCCAGCCTGCCTTCTCCACGGTGCAATTCTCCCAGACTGCCCGTGGCCCACCCAAGCCCAAGGGCCGAAACCCAAAA TCTACAGGCGTTTGGCCCGTCAACTCGGCTCCCATT ACTCAAACCGTCATCCACACCGTGCACAGCACCCCTGGACAGCCGTTCCCT AATCCTGTCATCCCACCTGTGGTGTACCCCACCCTGACCTAT cCAGTGCCTTTCTTCACCTCCATCCCGGGTGGGCTGTACCCCTCCAAGAGCATCTTCGTGTCAGGCACCGTCCTGCCCACTGCCCAGAG gTTCCACATCAACCTGCGCTCTGGGAGTGACATCGCCTTCCACCTGAACCCCCGTTTTGATGAGAACGTCGTGGTCCGCAACACGCAGATCAACAGCTCTTGGGGATCTGAGGAGCGAAGCCTGTCCCGACAAATGCCTTTTGCCCGAGGCCGGAGCTTCTCG GTGTGGATCACATGCGAAGGCTACGGCCTCAAGGTGGCTGTGGACGGTCAGCACCTGCTGGAATACAGCCACCGCCTGAAGAACCTGCCCGCCATCAACAGCCTGGAAGTGGGAGGCGATGTCCAGCTGACCCACGTGCAGGCATAG
- the LGALS9 gene encoding galectin-9 isoform X2: MAFCSSQSPYLNPGIPFSGKIQGGLQDGLKITINGTVLYCNGTRFAVNFHSGYSDKDIAFHFNPRFEEGGYVVCNTKQNGTWGPEERKMHMPFQMGHPFELCFLVDSGDFKVTVNGSHFVQYSHRVPFHRVDTLSVTGAVQLSFIGFQSTGVWPVNSAPITQTVIHTVHSTPGQPFPNPVIPPVVYPTLTYPVPFFTSIPGGLYPSKSIFVSGTVLPTAQRFHINLRSGSDIAFHLNPRFDENVVVRNTQINSSWGSEERSLSRQMPFARGRSFSVWITCEGYGLKVAVDGQHLLEYSHRLKNLPAINSLEVGGDVQLTHVQA; this comes from the exons ATGGCCTTCTGCAGCTCCCAGTCTCCCTACCTGAACCCA GGCATCCCCTTCTCGGGGAAAATCCAGGGGGGTCTCCAGGATGGACTGAAGATCACAATCAATGGGACCGTTCTTTACTGCAATGGAACCAG GTTTGCTGTGAACTTTCACAGTGGCTACAGTGACAAAGACATTGCCTTTCACTTCAACCCTCGGTTCGAGGAGGGTGGCTATGTGGTCTGCAACACGAAGCAGAATGGGACCTGGGGgccagaggaaaggaagatgcACATGCCCTTCCAGATGGGGCATCCCTTTGAGCTCTGCTTCCTGGTGGACAGCGGGGATTTCAAG GTGACGGTGAACGGGAGCCATTTTGTGCAGTACTCACACCGCGTGCCTTTCCACCGCGTGGACACCCTGTCCGTCACCGGGGCTGTGCAGCTCTCCTTCATCGGCTTCCAG TCTACAGGCGTTTGGCCCGTCAACTCGGCTCCCATT ACTCAAACCGTCATCCACACCGTGCACAGCACCCCTGGACAGCCGTTCCCT AATCCTGTCATCCCACCTGTGGTGTACCCCACCCTGACCTAT cCAGTGCCTTTCTTCACCTCCATCCCGGGTGGGCTGTACCCCTCCAAGAGCATCTTCGTGTCAGGCACCGTCCTGCCCACTGCCCAGAG gTTCCACATCAACCTGCGCTCTGGGAGTGACATCGCCTTCCACCTGAACCCCCGTTTTGATGAGAACGTCGTGGTCCGCAACACGCAGATCAACAGCTCTTGGGGATCTGAGGAGCGAAGCCTGTCCCGACAAATGCCTTTTGCCCGAGGCCGGAGCTTCTCG GTGTGGATCACATGCGAAGGCTACGGCCTCAAGGTGGCTGTGGACGGTCAGCACCTGCTGGAATACAGCCACCGCCTGAAGAACCTGCCCGCCATCAACAGCCTGGAAGTGGGAGGCGATGTCCAGCTGACCCACGTGCAGGCATAG
- the LGALS9 gene encoding galectin-9 isoform X3 — MAFCSSQSPYLNPGIPFSGKIQGGLQDGLKITINGTVLYCNGTRFAVNFHSGYSDKDIAFHFNPRFEEGGYVVCNTKQNGTWGPEERKMHMPFQMGHPFELCFLVDSGDFKVTVNGSHFVQYSHRVPFHRVDTLSVTGAVQLSFIGFQSTGVWPVNSAPITQTVIHTVHSTPGQPFPNPVIPPVVYPTLTYPVPFFTSIPGGLYPSKSIFVSGTVLPTAQRCGSHAKATASRWLWTVSTCWNTATA; from the exons ATGGCCTTCTGCAGCTCCCAGTCTCCCTACCTGAACCCA GGCATCCCCTTCTCGGGGAAAATCCAGGGGGGTCTCCAGGATGGACTGAAGATCACAATCAATGGGACCGTTCTTTACTGCAATGGAACCAG GTTTGCTGTGAACTTTCACAGTGGCTACAGTGACAAAGACATTGCCTTTCACTTCAACCCTCGGTTCGAGGAGGGTGGCTATGTGGTCTGCAACACGAAGCAGAATGGGACCTGGGGgccagaggaaaggaagatgcACATGCCCTTCCAGATGGGGCATCCCTTTGAGCTCTGCTTCCTGGTGGACAGCGGGGATTTCAAG GTGACGGTGAACGGGAGCCATTTTGTGCAGTACTCACACCGCGTGCCTTTCCACCGCGTGGACACCCTGTCCGTCACCGGGGCTGTGCAGCTCTCCTTCATCGGCTTCCAG TCTACAGGCGTTTGGCCCGTCAACTCGGCTCCCATT ACTCAAACCGTCATCCACACCGTGCACAGCACCCCTGGACAGCCGTTCCCT AATCCTGTCATCCCACCTGTGGTGTACCCCACCCTGACCTAT cCAGTGCCTTTCTTCACCTCCATCCCGGGTGGGCTGTACCCCTCCAAGAGCATCTTCGTGTCAGGCACCGTCCTGCCCACTGCCCAGAG GTGTGGATCACATGCGAAGGCTACGGCCTCAAGGTGGCTGTGGACGGTCAGCACCTGCTGGAATACAGCCACCGCCTGA